A single genomic interval of Helianthus annuus cultivar XRQ/B chromosome 6, HanXRQr2.0-SUNRISE, whole genome shotgun sequence harbors:
- the LOC118479909 gene encoding uncharacterized protein LOC118479909 translates to MEYRESVNRTRTSSSKYCRWTILPPRFFSLIIEQDHEAYSYANGSVGPYPALWEVDTVYIPLTQDEINWNIIKIDLQSLNVTIYYPNNCHVKICRGSLCVHKNIYQLFVEFESAFIWFLGSINYWRNAGQSETDALDFIGDVAWPSHVDNVGRNSGVIVCMLLNNLVLDRSMTCIEGNIQDTCMRYRRFMADELYAARSTPNNM, encoded by the exons ATGGAATATAGAGAGAGTGTAAACCGTACTAGGACGTCTTCTTCAAAATATTGTCGTTGGACTATTTTGCCGCCCCGTTTTTTCAGCCTTATTATTGAACAAGATCACGAGGCTTACAGTTATGCGAACGGCTCTGTAGGACCATACCCTGCCCTTTGGGAAGTGGATACG GTTTACATACCGCTAACGCAGGACGAGATTAACTGGAACATTATAAAGATAGATTTGCAATCATTAAACGTTACAATTTATTACCCCAATAATTGTCACGTAAAAATCTGCCGTGGTTCGCTTTGTGTACACAAAAATATATACCAGCTTTTTGTGGAGTTTGAGAGTGCATTCATATGGTTTTTAGGGAGCATAAATTATTGGCGAAACGCGGGACAGTCCGAGACTGATGCACTGGATTTTATAGGTGATGTTGCATGGCCGAGCCACGTGGATAATGTGGGGAGAAATTCAGGGGTGATTGTGTGTAtgttgcttaataatcttgttcTTGACCGTTCAATGACTTGCATTGAAGGTAACATACAAGACACATGTATGCGATATAGACGATTTATGGCAGATGAACTCTACGCGGCACGTTCCACGCCTAATAATATGTAA